One Methanocaldococcus infernus ME DNA segment encodes these proteins:
- the psmB gene encoding archaeal proteasome endopeptidase complex subunit beta → MEMKGTTTIGLICKDAVILAADKRASLGNLIADKNAKKIYKIDDNLALTIAGSVGDAQSLVRYLTAEAKLYRMRTGKLMSPLACTTLLSNILHSSRYFPFLVQMIVGGFDEKGFKLYSLDPLGGVNEEKDFTATGSGSPIAYGVLEAGYKKDMDYKKGVSLVLKALQAAMERDTFSGNGVSLALITKDGVKIYEDDEIKKLIKKK, encoded by the coding sequence ATGGAAATGAAAGGAACTACAACTATTGGTTTAATATGCAAAGATGCAGTTATTTTGGCTGCTGATAAAAGAGCCTCATTAGGAAATCTAATAGCTGACAAAAATGCTAAAAAAATTTATAAGATAGATGATAACTTAGCCCTAACCATTGCTGGAAGTGTTGGGGATGCTCAGTCATTGGTTAGATATCTAACAGCTGAGGCTAAGCTTTATAGAATGAGGACAGGAAAGTTAATGTCTCCTTTGGCTTGTACAACACTGTTAAGTAATATCTTACACTCAAGCAGATACTTCCCTTTTTTAGTTCAAATGATTGTTGGAGGTTTTGATGAGAAGGGCTTTAAGCTCTATTCCTTAGATCCCTTGGGAGGGGTTAATGAAGAGAAAGACTTTACAGCAACAGGTTCAGGATCTCCTATTGCTTATGGGGTGTTAGAGGCTGGATACAAGAAAGATATGGACTATAAAAAAGGAGTTTCATTAGTTTTAAAGGCTTTACAGGCTGCTATGGAGAGAGATACTTTTTCAGGGAATGGGGTTAGTTTAGCCTTAATAACTAAAGATGGAGTAAAGATTTATGAGGATGATGAGATAAAGAAATTAATCAAGAAAAAATAA
- a CDS encoding DUF4013 domain-containing protein, which translates to MIKEILTDSFEYVRSNFKELSLGSILYGIFGAMIGALNGYLSFKVSSYFFNINSTVIIIFAILIMVAIIVSLIVAGYFVRIMKSSVENSDKAPDWDNFLDLIIKGFLFSIGSFIVALIFMIVPIILFIIGALIIKGFGIVFIGVGIVLLIISLILLALYQPLAQVNFSVKGFFGFFEFGKIFKMVFNLNYIILWLLLILIGVGIGIIITIIALAIHLPAFFVDNLNVYIFLNTLSSFIQYFISFYLSVFILRAYSLYYRNYL; encoded by the coding sequence ATGATTAAAGAAATCTTAACAGATTCTTTTGAGTATGTAAGATCAAATTTTAAAGAGCTAAGCTTAGGCTCTATACTCTATGGAATTTTTGGAGCCATGATAGGAGCTTTAAATGGTTATCTTTCTTTTAAGGTATCATCATATTTCTTTAATATTAATAGCACAGTTATAATTATATTTGCTATCTTAATTATGGTTGCTATTATAGTTTCTTTAATAGTTGCTGGATATTTTGTTAGGATTATGAAAAGTAGTGTTGAAAACTCTGATAAAGCTCCAGATTGGGACAATTTTTTAGATCTAATTATAAAAGGTTTTCTATTTTCTATAGGGTCTTTCATAGTAGCCTTAATTTTTATGATAGTCCCAATTATTTTATTTATTATAGGAGCCTTAATAATTAAAGGATTTGGCATAGTTTTTATAGGGGTTGGGATTGTCTTACTTATTATTTCTCTTATACTTCTTGCTTTATATCAGCCATTAGCTCAGGTTAATTTCTCAGTGAAGGGCTTCTTTGGATTCTTTGAATTTGGAAAAATATTTAAAATGGTGTTTAACTTAAACTATATTATATTGTGGCTCCTTCTTATTTTAATAGGTGTAGGTATAGGAATAATAATAACTATTATAGCCTTAGCTATACATCTACCAGCTTTCTTTGTAGATAACCTAAATGTTTATATATTCCTTAACACTTTAAGTAGTTTCATACAATATTTTATTTCCTTTTATCTTTCAGTATTCATTTTAAGAGCCTACTCCTTATATTATAGAAACTATCTTTAA
- a CDS encoding CRISPR-associated endonuclease Cas6 — MKLPILICRLKTNKPLKKSQTPYVRGYILNKFNKEEYKELHNHSGNGFIYTYPKIQYKIIGGDAILLGIKEGINILGDIILNIKELELKGEIYKVVNGYAKVRFEDFGTTKEMVKYKFISPWLALNEKNYSKYKELDNEGKKELLEKILVGNVLSMSKYLDYNVKEKLKAEVLELEDFIVKYKGNKFIGFKGEFLINFNIPNYLGIGRKVSKGFGSVVRVEE; from the coding sequence ATGAAACTACCTATTCTAATTTGCAGGTTAAAAACAAACAAGCCTTTAAAAAAGTCTCAAACTCCTTATGTAAGGGGGTATATACTCAATAAATTTAATAAAGAGGAATATAAGGAGTTACATAACCACAGTGGTAATGGCTTTATTTACACATATCCAAAAATACAGTATAAAATTATTGGTGGAGATGCTATTTTATTAGGAATAAAGGAAGGGATCAATATCTTAGGAGACATTATTTTAAATATTAAAGAGTTAGAGCTAAAAGGAGAAATTTATAAGGTTGTTAATGGCTATGCTAAAGTTAGATTTGAAGACTTTGGAACCACTAAAGAAATGGTTAAGTATAAGTTTATATCTCCATGGTTAGCCTTAAATGAGAAAAACTATTCCAAATATAAAGAGTTAGACAATGAAGGGAAAAAAGAGTTGTTAGAGAAAATATTAGTTGGAAATGTATTATCAATGAGCAAATATTTAGATTATAATGTTAAGGAAAAACTAAAAGCTGAGGTCTTAGAATTGGAGGATTTTATAGTTAAATATAAGGGAAATAAATTTATAGGTTTTAAAGGAGAATTTTTAATTAATTTTAATATCCCAAACTACTTAGGAATTGGTAGAAAAGTTTCTAAAGGTTTTGGTAGTGTTGTTAGAGTTGAAGAGTAA
- a CDS encoding haloacid dehalogenase, translating into MDYLIEYLTKKDQTREEILKLAREIVRDCAMLIRRIHKSKEDVFKEDFKSIREKIIKLKELTQYPEFIHYLSTPEQEFVEAYTLYSIKFYNTVPKFEDFEIIKEENYILGIADTIGELRREFLEAIKEDDKEEAERYYKFMEELYDFIMSFDHYYVVDNLRRKQDIARGILERSYGDLVYFIENLKLRKALNKE; encoded by the coding sequence ATGGATTATTTAATAGAATATTTAACAAAGAAAGACCAAACAAGGGAGGAAATCTTAAAATTGGCAAGAGAGATAGTTAGAGATTGTGCCATGCTTATAAGGAGAATACATAAGAGTAAGGAAGATGTTTTTAAAGAAGATTTTAAAAGTATAAGAGAGAAGATCATAAAATTAAAGGAGCTAACTCAATATCCTGAATTTATTCACTATCTATCAACTCCAGAGCAGGAGTTTGTTGAAGCCTACACTTTATACAGCATTAAGTTTTACAACACAGTTCCAAAGTTTGAAGACTTTGAGATTATAAAAGAGGAGAACTATATTTTAGGGATAGCTGACACTATTGGAGAGTTAAGGAGAGAGTTCTTAGAGGCTATAAAGGAAGATGACAAAGAGGAGGCTGAGAGATACTACAAATTTATGGAAGAGCTCTATGACTTTATTATGAGCTTTGACCACTACTATGTTGTAGATAACCTAAGAAGAAAGCAGGATATAGCAAGAGGAATCTTAGAAAGAAGTTATGGAGACTTAGTCTATTTTATAGAAAATCTCAAATTAAGAAAAGCTTTAAATAAAGAATAA